The Orenia marismortui DSM 5156 genome window below encodes:
- a CDS encoding Ger(x)C family spore germination protein: MNKRLICVLILLTISLNLSSCAGKREMDELGIVGLTGVDWLPDEGKYEIIVQVMVPSKAGGGMGGSIIQSWNVTASGKTMMRASKNLRSKVSKKLVWFHSNLIIIGEQAAKKGLKDIIDFFARNKEIRYNSWVLISQFPIKETIESNPRFESSLPAEITGLIQNNQTDWSESYALNLKDMLIRLADDDFDEVTGRLTNYKPKLPPEGTYQQLDLVKNIPEDLRDVIALSGDAVLKDGKLKGWLDRVESKGYLFVIDEIEGGAIVEYESGKEKFSAEILSSKSDLKPEIKDGKISFKLKVKTDLAITEAVTNLDLTKSEDIKKLQKNLAKEIEGNIKTVLWRAQQDYNADIFGYGNAVYRNDPQKWEEIKEQWDQIFPTVVTDIKVEVTIKRLGMISQPITKPE, from the coding sequence ATGAATAAAAGGTTAATCTGCGTATTGATTTTATTAACTATATCCTTAAATTTAAGTTCTTGTGCTGGTAAAAGAGAGATGGACGAGTTGGGAATTGTTGGACTGACCGGTGTTGATTGGCTTCCTGATGAAGGGAAGTATGAAATTATAGTACAGGTAATGGTACCTAGTAAAGCAGGTGGTGGAATGGGTGGATCGATTATCCAAAGCTGGAATGTCACTGCTAGTGGTAAGACTATGATGAGAGCTAGTAAGAATTTGAGGTCTAAAGTTTCTAAGAAGTTAGTCTGGTTTCATAGTAATTTAATAATTATTGGAGAGCAGGCTGCTAAAAAAGGGTTGAAGGATATAATAGACTTCTTTGCTAGAAATAAAGAGATTAGATACAATAGTTGGGTATTAATATCACAATTTCCTATTAAAGAGACCATAGAGTCAAATCCACGCTTTGAATCTAGTCTTCCAGCTGAGATTACAGGTTTGATTCAGAATAATCAAACAGACTGGTCAGAAAGTTATGCTCTTAATCTTAAGGATATGTTAATTAGATTAGCCGATGATGATTTTGATGAAGTTACTGGACGTCTAACTAACTATAAGCCCAAGTTACCTCCTGAAGGAACCTATCAGCAGTTAGATTTAGTAAAGAATATACCAGAAGATTTAAGAGATGTAATTGCTTTATCCGGTGATGCTGTTTTGAAAGATGGGAAATTAAAAGGATGGCTTGATAGAGTAGAATCAAAAGGTTATCTTTTTGTAATTGATGAAATTGAAGGTGGAGCTATTGTAGAGTATGAAAGTGGAAAAGAGAAATTTTCAGCAGAAATATTAAGTAGCAAATCTGATTTAAAGCCAGAGATCAAAGATGGAAAGATCAGTTTTAAATTAAAGGTTAAGACTGATTTAGCAATCACTGAAGCAGTTACTAATTTAGACCTTACTAAAAGTGAGGATATTAAGAAGTTACAGAAGAACTTAGCCAAAGAGATTGAAGGTAATATTAAAACAGTTCTTTGGAGGGCTCAACAAGATTATAATGCTGATATTTTTGGATATGGAAATGCTGTTTATCGAAATGATCCTCAGAAATGGGAAGAGATAAAGGAGCAATGGGATCAAATCTTTCCTACAGTAGTTACAGATATTAAGGTAGAGGTTACTATCAAACGTTTAGGAATGATCTCTCAACCAATTACCAAGCCTGAATAA
- a CDS encoding GerAB/ArcD/ProY family transporter — MKKISNLQLFLIVINFMLGSAILFPLGIKAKQDSYLVMLIAIPIGILLAIIYIKIASIDPNKNLIEISKKIFGKYLGWLIGLIYSSFFFYIAIRNIRDFAGQLSHFLVPQANLKSITFLTIILVIYCVYHNIETIARVTTFTIVLGFLLLTPSTLYLLFFSADFTNLQPILAKGLTPVWKEIYPGILAFPLAELVVFIMVFSRVNDHNKSKQYFIMAIIFSFLILTINTITIISVLGVKLSEQVSYPLIRSGQVVNGTLLKLDFSISLSTTLILFKKIKLLTYGAVKGFSNLFNISYKKIAIILPIIGGYLSIIIAPGRIQHLEFGLGPSLWINIAVGIYLPIVSLVVYYLKKFFMRKRGK; from the coding sequence ATGAAAAAAATCTCCAACTTGCAGCTTTTTCTGATAGTGATTAACTTTATGCTTGGTAGTGCCATCTTATTTCCTCTTGGTATTAAAGCAAAACAGGACTCTTATCTAGTTATGTTAATTGCTATACCAATAGGTATTCTCTTAGCAATTATTTATATCAAGATAGCTTCTATAGACCCAAATAAAAACTTAATTGAAATAAGCAAAAAGATATTCGGTAAATATTTAGGATGGTTAATTGGGTTAATCTATTCTAGCTTCTTCTTTTACATAGCAATTAGAAATATTAGAGATTTTGCAGGACAGCTGAGCCACTTTCTAGTACCTCAAGCCAATTTAAAATCAATTACTTTTTTAACTATTATACTAGTAATCTATTGTGTTTATCATAATATTGAGACTATAGCAAGGGTAACCACCTTTACTATTGTATTAGGTTTCTTACTACTAACACCTAGTACCCTTTACTTGTTATTCTTTAGTGCCGATTTCACAAATTTACAGCCAATTTTGGCTAAAGGACTCACTCCAGTATGGAAGGAAATATATCCAGGAATATTAGCCTTCCCACTGGCTGAACTGGTGGTCTTTATTATGGTATTCTCTAGAGTCAACGATCATAATAAAAGTAAGCAATACTTTATTATGGCTATTATTTTTTCTTTTCTAATATTAACTATAAATACTATTACTATAATCTCAGTCTTAGGTGTAAAATTATCAGAACAAGTAAGCTACCCTTTAATTAGAAGTGGTCAGGTAGTTAATGGAACCTTACTAAAGCTTGATTTCTCTATCTCTTTAAGCACTACCTTAATCCTATTTAAAAAAATAAAACTATTAACCTATGGAGCAGTAAAGGGCTTTTCTAATCTTTTTAACATTTCATACAAAAAAATAGCTATCATACTACCTATAATAGGAGGATACCTATCAATCATTATCGCTCCTGGTCGAATACAACATCTTGAGTTTGGCTTAGGTCCTTCACTATGGATTAATATAGCTGTAGGAATTTATCTACCCATAGTCAGTTTAGTAGTATATTATCTGAAAAAGTTTTTTATGAGGAAGAGAGGTAAATGA
- a CDS encoding SigB/SigF/SigG family RNA polymerase sigma factor, translating into MEKVKLTGVNTAQLPVLSNKEMLDLFNRMNNGEIEARNQIVNGNLKLVLSVLQKFRNNSHPLDDLFQVGCIGLVKAVDNFKVDKGVRFSTYAVPMILGEVRRYIRDNREIRVSRSLRKIAYRTLKLRDELLKKRGKEPSLEEISQKLDIPRSDIIYALEATKSPISIFTPIFEDEGEPLRIMDQISDKGGIGWIEEINMRRGFEVLSARERLIINLRFYEGETQEEIANRVGVSQAQISRIQKKALEKLKSAIELKEEAK; encoded by the coding sequence ATGGAAAAGGTAAAATTGACTGGAGTTAATACTGCACAACTACCTGTTTTATCAAATAAAGAGATGTTAGATTTATTTAATAGAATGAATAATGGAGAGATAGAGGCTAGAAATCAGATAGTAAATGGAAATCTAAAGTTAGTATTAAGTGTCTTACAAAAGTTTAGAAATAATAGTCACCCATTAGATGACTTATTTCAGGTTGGTTGTATAGGCTTGGTTAAAGCAGTAGATAATTTTAAAGTAGATAAGGGGGTTAGATTTTCTACTTATGCGGTACCTATGATTTTAGGAGAAGTTAGACGTTATATTCGTGATAACCGGGAAATTAGAGTAAGTAGATCACTAAGAAAGATAGCTTATCGCACTTTGAAATTAAGAGATGAACTACTTAAGAAGAGAGGGAAGGAACCTAGTTTAGAAGAAATCTCCCAGAAATTAGATATTCCTAGATCAGATATAATCTATGCTTTAGAAGCGACCAAGAGTCCTATCTCTATTTTTACCCCTATATTTGAAGATGAAGGTGAACCATTAAGGATAATGGATCAAATAAGTGATAAAGGTGGAATAGGTTGGATTGAAGAGATAAATATGAGAAGAGGTTTTGAGGTTTTATCAGCTAGGGAAAGGTTAATAATTAATTTGAGGTTTTATGAAGGGGAAACTCAAGAGGAGATAGCTAATAGAGTAGGAGTCTCACAAGCCCAAATATCTAGAATTCAAAAGAAGGCTTTAGAGAAGTTAAAGAGTGCTATTGAACTAAAGGAGGAAGCAAAATGA
- the spoIIR gene encoding stage II sporulation protein R: protein MRRIYFITSITITLILLFLLGSRTAFVLEDRDYNPSNLLRLHVIANSNSLIDQSLKRKIRDKIIESSKTLFADIENITEASNIVREQKNHLREVAEQVVKDKGFNYKVDINVGMRKFPTRTYGNITLPSGDYQAVNVVIGEGEGANWWCVLFPPLCFVDSVEESSPEILKAKANQIDDEKIDIQFKFKFVEYIKKHPDLIKKNLKLAEIFSSSK, encoded by the coding sequence ATGAGAAGAATATATTTTATTACATCAATAACTATAACACTAATTCTATTATTTTTATTAGGTAGTAGAACAGCTTTTGTATTAGAAGATAGAGACTATAATCCGTCTAATTTATTGAGGTTACATGTGATAGCTAATAGTAACTCTTTAATAGATCAATCTTTAAAAAGAAAGATTAGAGATAAGATTATCGAATCTAGTAAAACACTATTTGCAGATATAGAAAATATAACTGAAGCTAGTAATATTGTTAGAGAGCAAAAGAATCATTTGAGAGAAGTTGCAGAACAGGTAGTTAAAGATAAAGGATTTAATTATAAAGTAGATATTAATGTAGGAATGAGGAAATTTCCTACAAGAACTTATGGTAATATTACCTTGCCATCAGGAGATTATCAAGCTGTAAATGTAGTTATAGGAGAAGGAGAAGGTGCTAATTGGTGGTGTGTACTATTCCCCCCACTATGCTTTGTAGATTCAGTTGAAGAATCTTCACCAGAGATTTTGAAGGCAAAAGCAAATCAAATAGATGATGAAAAGATAGATATTCAGTTTAAATTTAAATTTGTAGAGTATATTAAAAAACATCCTGATTTAATTAAGAAGAATTTGAAATTAGCTGAGATATTCTCTTCTAGTAAATAA
- a CDS encoding C40 family peptidase, with protein MKKERIEKKMREIVKKYRNIPYKHNGRSLTGLDCLGLTIAIYKEFGIKLPSNDGAYVSEEWYKEDPDRYLNGLLKIGKPIGSEDLQVLDLVYFELLDGIVTHSGIMINDHEFIHILQKRDVEVSRFNRFWRKKYAGARRLI; from the coding sequence GTGAAGAAGGAGAGAATAGAAAAGAAGATGAGGGAAATAGTAAAAAAGTATCGTAATATCCCTTACAAGCATAATGGTAGATCATTAACTGGTTTGGATTGTTTAGGTCTAACTATAGCTATATATAAAGAATTTGGAATCAAACTTCCATCTAATGATGGGGCATATGTCTCTGAAGAGTGGTATAAGGAAGATCCAGATCGCTATTTGAATGGATTGTTAAAGATAGGAAAACCTATTGGATCAGAAGATTTACAAGTATTAGATTTGGTTTATTTTGAATTATTAGATGGCATAGTAACTCATTCTGGAATTATGATTAATGATCATGAGTTTATTCATATTTTACAAAAAAGGGATGTAGAGGTTAGCCGTTTTAACCGTTTTTGGAGGAAGAAATATGCAGGAGCTAGGAGGCTAATCTAA
- a CDS encoding phosphatase PAP2 family protein yields MNRIIKAIINRDIQLFYLINRKIKCRLLDLIMPRITHLGGAIFTFTVTFLLVFFGGAQFRQVGWEAMIALVSSGIFVQLAKYTFNRSRPYEALEKVNLTTPPFDVRSFPSGHTTAIFSVAMVLGFNFPSFYPVSQTIAGLVAVSRAYVGVHYPSDIITGALIGIYFSNWAHGLF; encoded by the coding sequence ATGAACAGAATAATAAAAGCTATTATAAATAGAGATATTCAGCTGTTCTATCTTATTAATCGTAAGATTAAATGTAGACTTCTAGATTTAATTATGCCTAGAATAACCCATTTGGGTGGAGCTATATTTACATTTACTGTTACTTTCTTATTAGTTTTCTTTGGAGGGGCTCAGTTTCGTCAAGTTGGTTGGGAAGCGATGATTGCTTTAGTTAGCAGTGGTATATTTGTTCAACTTGCTAAATATACCTTCAATCGTTCGCGACCTTATGAAGCATTAGAGAAAGTGAATTTGACTACCCCACCTTTTGATGTAAGATCTTTCCCATCTGGTCATACAACAGCAATTTTCTCTGTAGCTATGGTATTAGGATTTAATTTTCCAAGCTTTTATCCTGTTAGTCAAACTATAGCTGGATTAGTTGCAGTTTCAAGAGCTTATGTAGGTGTACACTATCCTTCTGATATAATAACAGGTGCTTTAATAGGAATCTATTTTTCTAATTGGGCACATGGATTATTTTAA
- a CDS encoding phosphatase PAP2 family protein, translating into MNCLTNRLLLKDIELFNFIYTKARCKFSNCFMSYITHLGGAVFTITLPVLLIIFGDQKLDQVAFEMLLVLLSSNLFVHIIKRIVNRSRPYRVLEDIDLVKIPFEEYSFPSGHTTASFSLAITLSFFFPSLSFLFLSLSFLVGLSRIYLGVHYPSDVIIGILISIVFSLAIHFNSIS; encoded by the coding sequence ATGAACTGCTTAACTAATCGTTTGTTGCTTAAAGATATAGAATTATTTAATTTCATCTATACTAAAGCAAGGTGTAAATTTTCAAATTGTTTTATGTCTTATATAACTCATTTAGGTGGAGCAGTTTTTACTATCACATTACCAGTATTATTAATTATTTTTGGAGATCAAAAATTGGATCAAGTTGCTTTTGAAATGTTATTAGTACTACTAAGTAGTAATTTATTTGTTCATATAATTAAAAGAATTGTTAACCGTTCAAGACCATATAGAGTTTTAGAGGATATTGATTTAGTTAAGATTCCTTTTGAAGAATACTCTTTTCCTTCAGGCCATACAACAGCAAGCTTTTCATTAGCGATTACATTAAGCTTCTTTTTTCCTTCACTTTCGTTTTTATTTCTATCTTTATCTTTTTTAGTTGGGTTATCAAGGATATATTTAGGTGTTCATTATCCCTCAGATGTAATTATTGGGATTCTTATTAGTATTGTTTTTTCTCTGGCCATTCACTTTAACTCTATAAGTTAA